In Rattus norvegicus strain BN/NHsdMcwi chromosome 1, GRCr8, whole genome shotgun sequence, a genomic segment contains:
- the Sf3b5 gene encoding splicing factor 3B subunit 5 — MTDRYTIHSQLEHLQSKYIGTGHADTTKWEWLVNQHRDSYCSYMGHFDLLNYFAIAENESKARVRFNLMEKMLQPSGPPADKPEEN; from the coding sequence ATGACGGACCGGTACACCATCCACAGCCAGCTCGAGCATCTGCAGTCCAAGTACATCGGCACGGGCCACGCCGACACCACCAAGTGGGAATGGCTTGTGAACCAGCATCGGGATTCCTACTGCTCCTACATGGGTCACTTCGACCTCCTCAACTACTTCGCCATTGCTGAGAATGAGAGCAAAGCGCGCGTGCGTTTCAACCTGATGGAGAAAATGCTGCAGCCCAGCGGGCCGCCGGCGGACAAGCCGGAGGAGAACTGA